The following are from one region of the Silene latifolia isolate original U9 population chromosome 9, ASM4854445v1, whole genome shotgun sequence genome:
- the LOC141598710 gene encoding F-box protein At1g49990-like, with translation MSYHAEESNESVSVFNRLSKELIIEILTRIPSKPLCRFKSVSKRFNSIISDPKFLPLYVSRVSLPSSWFILDRNPQLVPESAHPTQFQLVDPPKISTCTINPKKLTPDPTLWTQILQTSNGLILFSMMVHHPRTQLRFNPNMLAYVIMEECLFVVNPITSEWVGLSKPENCKLSPRPHVGFTTRVDPVSGLVTRFMAVEYRPAIESMYETLLCFVSDTGKWVEKTANSMFDSRSWKSDGSFEFEGKLFWVDLSTGLITWDVKDNDYFASVKSYEIAVCRFIPVPVITSGLEGERWVGGGGGFIQFMEVFKEGQCVLNCWRLKNYECGDEWSLIYNVSRENVERFLSCETGSKMPKPCFVDPFDADVAYFETGDFIFSFNLRTQMIGAVDVFTTKQNVVPFVLPKWPSPIPNHLKRLYAAYAKEEGNEYFKKQKFIKAIECYSISIDVSPNAASFANRAMAYLKDDNYQEAENDCTESLKFDANQFKVYWRRGLARKGLGNLKGALEDIELGLKLEPGNREVKKLHVELKSMLEKESSEVSESGMEEDAACGMDVKAEGNCDVSSM, from the exons ATGTCTTACCACGCCGAAGAATCAAACGAATCTGTATCTGTATTTAATCGATTATCCAAAGAATTAATTATCGAAATCCTTACCCGAATCCCATCGAAACCCTTATGCCGTTTCAAATCCGTTTCGAAACGTTTCAATTCCATAATTTCCGACCCCAAATTCCTTCCCTTGTACGTTTCTCGCGTTTCTCTTCCATCTTCCTGGTTCATCCTCGACCGAAACCCCCAACTCGTTCCCGAGTCGGCTCACCCAACTCAGTTCCAACTTGTTGATCCCCCAAAAATCTCTACTTGCACCATAAACCCTAAGAAATTAACTCCTGACCCGACTCTTTGGACTCAAATACTCCAAACCAGTAACGGGTTGATACTGTTTTCCATGATGGTTCACCATCCGCGTACACAGCTTAGGTTTAATCCGAATATGTTGGCGTATGTAATCATGGAGGAATGTTTGTTTGTAGTTAACCCGATTACGAGTGAATGGGTTGGGCTCTCGAAGCCGGAAAATTGTAAGCTTAGTCCCCGGCCACATGTTGGGTTCACTACCCGGGTTGACCCGGTATCTGGTCTGGTAACTAGGTTTATGGCTGTCGAGTATCGACCGGCGATCGAGTCAATGTATGAGACTTTGTTGTGTTTTGTGTCGGATACGGGTAAATGGGTCGAGAAGACCGCGAATTCTATGTTCGATTCGCGGTCTTGGAAGTCTGATGGGTCGTTTGAGTTTGAAGGGAAATTGTTTTGGGTTGATTTGAGTACTGGTTTGATTACTTGGGATGTTAAGGATAATGATTATTTTGCGAGTGTGAAGAGTTATGAGATAGCCGTGTGTCGGTTTATTCCAGTACCGGTTATTACGTCTGGGTTGGAGGGTGAGAGGTGGGTTGGTGGCGGAGGCGGGTTTATTCAGTTTATGGAGGTTTTTAAGGAGGGACAATGTGTTTTAAATTGTTGGAGGTTGAAGAATTATGAGTGTGGTGATGAGTGGAGTTTGATTTATAATGTTTCGAGGGAAAATGTCGAAAGGTTTTTGAGTTGTGAGACTGGTAGTAAGATGCCTAAGCCTTGTTTTGTTGATCCTTTTGATGCTGATGTTGCGTATTTTGAAACGGGGGATTTTATCTTTTCGTTTAATCTTCGTACTCAAATGATTGGGGCTGTTGATGTTTTTACTACAAAACAAAATGTAGTTCCATTTGTACTGCCAAAGTGGCCTTCGCCAATTCCGAACCATCTGAAGCGTCTGT ATGCGGCTTATGCAAAAGAAGAAGGAAATGAATATTTCAAGAAGCAAAAGTTCATCAAAGCCATAGAATGCTACTCTATCAGCATCGATGTGTCTCCAAACGCAGCGAGTTTTGCAAATAGGGCTATGGCATATCTGAAGGATGACAACTATCAAGAGGCAGAGAATGACTGTACTGAGTCCTTGAAGTTTGATGCCAACCAGTTCAAGGTGTATTGGCGCCGAGGACTGGCTAGAAAAGGGCTTGGTAATCTGAAAGGAGCTTTGGAGGATATCGAGCTTGGGCTGAAGTTGGAACCAGGAAACAGAGAAGTGAAGAAGCTACATGTTGAGCTCAAGTCCATGCTTGAGAAG GAGTCAAGTGAAGTATCTGAATCTGGTATGGAAGAAGACGCTGCATGTGGCATGGATGTGAAAGCCGAGGGTAACTGTGATGTTAGCAGCATGTAG
- the LOC141600014 gene encoding F-box protein CPR1-like: MHLKHNYVRRTNCFIARFVVTQAGEVEPQLLWHGESDESNTIHDTISLKDAPAYHYNICGPCYGIYYLWNPWLDEDIGSRCLWNPALYEIKNLPPKIMKRNISSYMNTNTKSVYNEVYGFGFDPMTVDYKVVIINGCRLECLNLTDEYGCKSFLEYFLSIRIYSLRTDSWKYLGDLSKRFYIPPDNSSCHTFVNRSFYWLGSYKEYAIKHDVIFSIDLATEECQEIILPDIIIKEEMSYSECLMVYNGLIALVALYKEECTFDIWTLKGTTWNKELKVQLDRRVWKPIGHYSVDNNLVLFDSPNCLVLCDPNTKETLELTKETWELKISNYGYDVTCKIVSAYRESLVPLNDRDFWDQSDERPW, translated from the coding sequence TTGTTGTGGCACGGTGAAAGTGACGAGAGTAACACGATCCATGACACTATTTCATTAAAAGATGCACCAGCATATCATTACAATATTTGTGGCCCTTGTTATGGGATATATTATTTGTGGAATCCTTGGTTGGATGAAGATATTGGTTCACGTTGTTTGTGGAATCCGGCACTCTATGAGATCAAAAATTTACCCCCGAAGATTATGAAACGTAATATTTCATCTTATATGAATACAAATACAAAGTCTGTTTATAACGAAGTTTATGGTTTTGGATTTGATCCGATGActgttgattacaaggtggtTATTATTAATGGCTGCCGCCTTGAGTGTTTGAATTTGACTGATGAGTACGGATGTAAATCCTTTTTGGAATACTTTCTTTCGATCAGGATTTACTCGTTAAGGACAGACTCTTGGAAATACTTGGGAGATTTATCAAAACGCTTCTACATTCCTCCGGATAATTCTTCATGTCATACTTTTGTGAATAGAAGTTTCTATTGGCTAGGATCATATAAAGAATACGCTATCAAACATGATGTGATTTTTTCTATCGACTTGGCTACGGAAGAGTGCCAAGAAATCATACTACCCGATATCATTATCAAAGAAGAAATGTCCTATTCCGAGTGTCTTATGGTATATAATGGTTTAATTGCCTTGGTTGCGCTTTATAAAGAGGAGTGTACGTTTGATATATGGACGTTAAAGGGTACGACTTGGAATAAGGAATTAAAGGTACAACTCGACCGTCGGGTTTGGAAACCAATTGGTCATTATAGCGTGGATAATAACTTGGTGTTATTTGATTCTCCAAATTGCTTAGTCTTATGTGACCCTAATACGAAAGAAACCTTGGAGCTTACTAAAGAAACATGGGAGCTTAAAATCAGCAATTACGGTTATGATGTAACTTGTAAAATAGTCTCCGCATATAGGGAAAGTCTTGTGCCACTCAATGATCGGGACTTTTGGGATCAAAGTGATGAGCGTCCTTGGTAA